From the Lathyrus oleraceus cultivar Zhongwan6 chromosome 3, CAAS_Psat_ZW6_1.0, whole genome shotgun sequence genome, the window GAAATATGCTATCATTCACTATTTTATGCATCAGTAACATTTTTGAATGTATTCTCACCTCCTAATTGTTTTGTTTGTGGTGTTATGTATATTTATGGTACTTATACTCAGGTAGAGGAACATTAGCTACTGTTGAGATGAGGATGCCATAGAGACCTTCTTTATTATTTTACTATTTTCATATTATTTTAGTTGTCGCTCTGATATGTAGCACTGTGAGAGGTTACTTTGTTACTTTTGTGCTCTGTGGGTTTTGATTAATTTTATGAAGTATTTTATGTTTGATACAAATAAATGGTTTCGATATTTTTTTTTTGAGTTCCGCTGTTCATTTATATTATAATTTTGAGATAGATGTATGTTGAGAATGTGTAACACCGATGTTGAGAAAGATTATATGTTgtattttaataaataaaaagGGTATCAggttttagggtgttacaattATAACTTTTACGTAACCGATTACAACATGCTTCTGTAACGTTCCTGAAACTGCTGATGTTGTTGTCGTCCCTCAGCTTGTTGATGCTGAATTCCCCTTCCGTGATCATGACCAATATTATGTTATCTTCATCAAAATCTTCTCTTGCAACCCTGTCTTCATTCACTTGAGGTTCCTTCTTGTTCGTATTGCCCTATCTTGCAAAATGATTGAACTGTTGACAAATAAAGCATTGCACCTTGCTTTTGTCAATCCTCTTCCTTTCACCTCTAATGTTACCTTGACCACCATTTTTGTTGCAGTTTCTCTCACCCCTTTCACAAGTCGAATTCTTGAAATTTGGGAATCTCTTCCACCAAAATTATGAAAAATCCATTTACTCTTCATGGACCATTTTTCTTTCGATCTCTTGTCCTTCTCATTGAGACGAGCTTGCAAAGCGATCTCCGCCTTTGCCTTATCACTACTTCTTTCCCCCATCCTTTGCTGATGAGCCTCAAGAGAGCTTTGTAGCTCCTCTTTTCTCATTGTTGCAAGATCATTTTATTCCTCAATCACTACAACTATGTTATCAAATTTTACCGTCAAAGAACGCAAGATTTTCGCGACAACATACTGCTCCCTAACAGTTTCTCCACACACCTTTACTCGATTTACCAAATGAGCAATTCTCGTCGTGAAATCGTGGATTGTCTCTTTTTCTTCCATTTGAATTAGTTCAAGTTGACGTTTGTAAGTTTGTAACCTCGCCACCTTCATCTTGTCAGCCCCTACACATTCCATTTCCAATATTTCTCATGCTTTCTTTGACGATTCACAATCACCATTTTTTCAAAGTTGTCACCATCCACACATTGATGGATCAAAAATAACGTTTTGTaatctttcttcttttcttccttACGTATAGCTCGCTGTGCATCCGTTGCACCCTCGACAAGAGGACTCACCCCGTACTTGATCACTTCAAGAATATCTTGGTATTCAAACAACACCTTAATTTACTTGCATTATTTATCGTAATTCTTCGCATCAAGGATGCGTAGGTTTGTAGGAATTCTTTTATTGGAGACATAATTCATGTTACACACTAGGTGTTCGGTGGATCGAATCAGACTCTTGATACCAAAAGTTAAAATTTGGAATCACCCGATTGGTGAAAATATATGGTTTGAATGGAGAGAGAGAGTATTATTGAGGGTGAGAATATTAATTTCATTAACAATTAATGATGATACAAGTTACAAAGTGGATTTAGACACAAGTAACAACCCAACATAAATCGGAAAATTGAATTTGCATGTCCGTAATCGATTATACAAAATATGAAATCGATTACAACTACTAAAAACTCTAAAAACACTAATAATGATGAGCGATTACTACGAATCCGTAACCGATTGCACCTACAATAAAGTCACTTATTTTTcaatttatttgattttttaagATAATTGTAATCAATTCCCCGTCCGTGGTAATCGTTAGAACACTTAATTATGAAATTTCTCTTAAcaaacaaaactaaaaaaaaaaattgtataaACTAAAATCAATATTTATTTTAACTATAGTGATAAACAAAACTCATTTATCCCTTACAAAATAATTTTCTAAAAGAAATATATTATTTTGTCTCAAATCGAAATCGTTATCCAAAATAAAAGTGTAATCTAAAAAGTTCATTTATTTATAGTTGCGAAGGAATTGTGATGTCTCTAGATAATTACAAATTTATTTGTTTTAGTTTTTAATTGAATAAACATAGAAAGAAGCCATGCCGTTTCATTTCTCTCCTTTTTCCAACGTCGCATAGAAACCATAACACTTTCTagaattcttcttcttcttccatttTCACTCCTTATTTAAAAAGGGCGCTTTAACTTATTTTAGGCAGATTGCAGCTGGTGTGTTGTGAGATTTCCCAGAGATTAAGTTTTCATAGCTACCATGGCTGCCAATGCCTTAGACGAGCAAGGTTACCAAGTTCCCCTGACAGTTTTGGTTGATAAAGAAAGAAACAGAGTTGTGTATGCTGAGTCAGGTAATGATTTTGTTGATGTTCTCTTAAGCTTTTTAACATTGCCTTTAGGGACTATTGCTAGACTCGTGGCTGTGGAGTCCAATATTGAAGCCGTCGAATTTGGAAGTTTGAGCAAACTGTATCAAAGTGTGTCAGAACTTGATGAAAAATGTCTATGGAATCAAACCTGCAAACAAATGCTGCTTAAGCCCAGGAACTCAATGGAGGCTTATTGTAAGAAGATGAAACTGAACATTGACGAAACAGCAAGATTGATGTTCTTTTATTGCAAGGACGATAATTGCACAGGAAAAAATGGATTACATGCGAGTACCCTGAGGGATCAAAGatgcatttgtggaaagatgtTGAATGTAGAAGTCACATTAGATTCCCCTGCAGAGAATGGTTTTGTTAAGGAAACTTGTACTTTTATTATTTCTGATGATCTTTGTGTAATGCCTAATATTCTTGGAACAAGTTTAAATATCTTCCAAAAGCTTGGAATCAATGACATTGATGTTATTGATAAACAAACCGTTCATTTCAGCAAGAGCGAGGCATGTTATCTAACTTTTGTCTGTTATTTTTTCTATTTATTATTAGGAGTATATTTATTACACGCATTAATTCTTTAACCATTTGTTTGAATAGGTAATTGATCTTCTCAAACTCTCTTTGACATCAAAGACTCCTCTGTCCGATGTCATCTTTAAAAAGGATAAGTTTGTTGGTAATTTAGATCCAAGGAACCGATTGGAATTTTGGACTGGAGAGGTAGATGAACAGCGTAATGAATCTAATAAGATGTCTGTGAAGGTAGTAAGAAGAAAATCAAATGAACAAATTTTGTTtgtggaaggagatgaagattTTGCTGACTTTGTTTTTAGTTTTCTCACCTTTCCGATGGGAGGAGTGGTATCCATGTTTAAGGGACTCTCTTTTTTAAACTGCCTCGATAATTTATATAACAGTATGACTGAGTTATGTCCAGTCAGGTGTTTAAGCTCACAATATGTGAAAAACAAATTAATTAATTCTGTAATTGGCATGCAATTTGAACTCATGAATCAGATATTACCCATTGATGTGGAGTCATCTGCCTATTCCATTTCTAATAAAGATGTGAAACTTGTTAACCCCAAATCCCCTAGTTCAGGAGGATTTGTAAATGGACCAATGTCGTTCATGGTGACAGACGACTTAGTTGTGAGCCCAATGTCATCGATTTCTGGTCTTGAGTATTTAAAAAGAATGAAGGTTCCTCTGAATGACGTGGAAGAAAGGGTTATCAGTATTGGTTTGAAAGAGGTAAAAAGAATGTGTGAGATTTCATTTAGCACTTTATTTTACTTAATGTTTCTTGTGTAAGATTCATGACAAATCACAGTCTGATTGCAGGGTCTCAGCATACTAAAAGCTTCATTGACCTCAACATCTTCCTTCACAAATGGTCTCAGCTTCTTCGTTACACAGCAGTTCTCACTTGAAAAATTTTAATAGTCACATTACATATCCCTTTGAAGCTCCGGAGTATAAGCTATAAATGTTGGAGTACCACTGTTGTAACTTGAGATTAGAGAGTAGTTGATGGACTCTATTTTATCAAATATTTTCTTGTCTTTCTTACTTGAGTCAAGTCCATTGGATCTTAAacgtggaaataaatggtgggtggtCCATCAGATCTGATACCAGCAGTCTAAAAAATGTGGTTGAGTTTAATTTAACCCTACAAAACCATTTGATAGATTGAGGGATGCCTCCACTTATAAACtcatgttcaggccatatattatccgatgtgggactcttaacaatatatgtaaaaaataaaaaaaataacacTTAAAAAGAAACAGAGGGAACACTTCGTTACATCTACATGGTCATGTCAACCTTCCATTCACTATAATTGACCTCCAAAGCTTCTATGATAAATATCAATACCTATTAATCTCTTTTACCACTTAAACAGACTAGATGAAAAAAAGGTTTGTTGATTTATCTGTTTGTCTACTTGAAAGCATCCTAGTCTCGGTGCTTCTAGATTGAGATATTTAGCTTTTGAAATTTGTAAAAAGTAGAATATATAATGTATTTTAAAGATTAAGATTAGGGGATGTGTTATCAAATTCATCCCAGTGTTTATACAATCTGAGTTTGATCATTCAAAGCAACCTTGAGAAGTGATTTGTGAAATGCTATTTGTTTAAAGGTATTTTTGATAAATAATCGCTAGTCTTTAAATATATTACTTATAGGATCAACTAGTAAATCATAAAATATATTGTGCATAACCGTAATAATAGAAATAAACCTTAACTTTATAAGGAAATAAATACATAAATTCTAGTTAAAGAAAAGGGATTTCGACGGTGTCGAGATCCTTGTAAAATGCAAGGTAGTCGGACAACTAAATTGTTGCAAAAGGAAAGTGAAAAGTAAGAAAATACTTGCTTAAATATGTAAAAATTGGTGTGCAGAATCATACATGTTTGCTCGCTCACTCACTCGTTTCTCACTCTTTTTTAGGTACTTTGAgttttttttagagttttttaTCTTGAATACTAACACTAGAATCCCTATATACACTAATACATAAATAATTGCATACATCAGCTCCATTCCAAGCGATCAACACGTATCTCGTTGCATGATTTCTAACCTCCTAGCTTGCTTCCACGTGTCTTCAATGCATGGATAAGATAAAAAAACAGTTACTCAATCTAATCTCGTCGTTTCGCTCCAAATTTTACTGTCCACCACCAGTCTTCATCGAATCCCTGAGAATGTCATGTCTCATACTTTGAAAAAATATGTTAAGTTCCCATTTTCAGGTTTAACGTAGCTCTTTTGACACCATATACTAAAGACCTTTCTTGTCAAAACGCTATCAAACATCATTATTTCAATAAGTATTTTATGAATTCTTTTTCCTCGTGTCGAGTTCATGATGTCGAAAATTCCATGCCAACAAATTGCCCCCCAAAGTGTAACTTTTGAGCAATTAAGAGATAAGGGCGTTTTTGAAACTTCTCACAATTGTGCCAAGTAATGCATTTACATCATCGTCATCATGGCAACTTTAGAAAAACATCTTTTCAAGACCTGCAACCACCAAACCTCATCATGGCTCAACTTTCCCAGGAAAACGTGGGACACCAGGAACAAAACTTTTCATTCCGCCTTTGAGCAAAAAACACGTGTCCTCAAATTGGCGCCATTTGTCCAAAAGGAAGAAACGAAGAATTTTTTTCCATCACTATAAATACCACTTCTAGTTgtcattcttttttcttcttctttccaCCTTCTGATTTCTCAAAGAAAAAACCCTTTTTCAACTGCATCTTCTTCAATGCTACGCTTACTCTCTGCAACCATGGCTCCTCCATCAAAATCAAAGAGTTCATTACCCATTGCTGCTAAAGTTAAAGTCCCAATTGCTGTTGGGAACCAAGTTTATGTCCCAGAACCACTATTAGAGGAAGAGAATGTTAGAATATGGAAATCCCAGGTACTCATCGCTTTCTCTGTTTCTGATAAAACTCATGCATTTCTAGGTCCACTCCCTGACCCTAATGCTAAGGCTGAGAAATTGACGGAACTTTTTCCTTTTTA encodes:
- the LOC127131214 gene encoding uncharacterized protein LOC127131214, coding for MAANALDEQGYQVPLTVLVDKERNRVVYAESGNDFVDVLLSFLTLPLGTIARLVAVESNIEAVEFGSLSKLYQSVSELDEKCLWNQTCKQMLLKPRNSMEAYCKKMKLNIDETARLMFFYCKDDNCTGKNGLHASTLRDQRCICGKMLNVEVTLDSPAENGFVKETCTFIISDDLCVMPNILGTSLNIFQKLGINDIDVIDKQTVHFSKSEVIDLLKLSLTSKTPLSDVIFKKDKFVGNLDPRNRLEFWTGEVDEQRNESNKMSVKILPIDVESSAYSISNKDVKLVNPKSPSSGGFVNGPMSFMVTDDLVVSPMSSISGLEYLKRMKVPLNDVEERVISIGLKEGLSILKASLTSTSSFTNGLSFFVTQQFSLEKF